Proteins from a genomic interval of Croceicoccus naphthovorans:
- a CDS encoding class II glutamine amidotransferase encodes MCELFAMNSAGVAKVTADLDAFAREGGERNLNRDGWGIVFAEQRDAHVFREAAPAANSALAKMVFEREFASSDLIAHVRRASQGNPLLANTHPFTRVRGGMALHFAHNGDLDGIAHLAEAESLLEERIGDTDSELAFLILLRRLDGSGQDDTMRFDLFAGFCADMRELGTANFLFYDGRSLFIHADRRRSETPEGTISEPREPGLVMRHFGDCDDIGHWHGKGPRIRNMPPRTRLFASVPLDDDEWEPLPRGTAMMLRDGAVLGRTIA; translated from the coding sequence ATGTGCGAACTCTTTGCCATGAACAGTGCCGGCGTTGCGAAAGTCACCGCCGATCTCGACGCCTTTGCCCGCGAAGGTGGTGAACGCAATCTCAACCGGGATGGCTGGGGCATCGTGTTTGCGGAGCAACGCGATGCGCACGTCTTTCGGGAAGCGGCTCCTGCCGCCAATAGCGCGCTGGCGAAAATGGTGTTCGAACGCGAATTCGCCTCAAGCGATCTGATTGCTCATGTTCGGCGGGCCTCGCAGGGGAACCCTCTGCTAGCGAACACCCATCCTTTCACGCGCGTGCGCGGCGGGATGGCGCTTCATTTTGCCCATAATGGCGATCTGGACGGCATCGCGCACCTTGCCGAAGCTGAATCCTTGCTGGAAGAGCGGATCGGAGACACCGATTCCGAACTGGCTTTTCTGATCCTGCTTCGGCGGCTTGATGGTTCAGGTCAGGACGACACAATGCGCTTCGACCTGTTCGCGGGGTTCTGTGCTGATATGCGTGAACTGGGCACTGCCAATTTCCTGTTTTACGACGGTCGCAGTCTGTTCATCCATGCGGACCGACGTCGGAGTGAAACGCCAGAAGGCACAATTTCCGAACCACGTGAACCGGGTTTGGTGATGCGGCATTTCGGCGATTGCGACGATATAGGTCATTGGCACGGCAAGGGGCCACGGATCAGGAACATGCCGCCACGCACCCGTCTGTTCGCCAGCGTGCCGTTGGATGATGACGAATGGGAACCCTTGCCGCGAGGGACAGCGATGATGCTGCGTGATGGCGCAGTGCTGGGCCGAACGATCGCGTAG